The genomic stretch GGCGCCGAAATTGCCGATCATGTTGGCCTTGTTATAGCGGAGTACTACCTGTACATTATCGAATGTTTCCCGGCCGTCCTTATAGAAATCGATCCCGCCGGTGCCCACCACTTCATCGGGGTGGGTATCAAAGGCCCAGTTGATAAAGTCCATCTGGTGTGAGAGCAGCTCAGCTACCAGGCCACCGGAATATTCTTTGTACATGCGCCAGTTCACCTGTTTGTCGGTACAGCCGGCGGGCACGGATCTTCTCCAGCTGCCATTACGATCCCAACGGCAATCAATATGCGTTACTTTACCCAGGAAACCTTCTTCAATCATTTCCTTGACCCGGAAATACAGTGGTACGTAGCGGTACTGGTGGCCTACCTGGATCACCTGGTTGCTATGTTTTTTAGACAGTTCCACCAGGCTGATGGCCTGGTTGATATCGTAGGTCATGGTCTTTTCCAGGAACACATGCTTACCGGCGGCGAGGGCTGCGGCGGCTATGGGATAGTGCATATTGAGGGGCGTGGCAATGACCACGGCCTGGATGCTTTTATCGTCCAGCAGTTTACGGTAGTCCTTGTATTCGGTTGCCTGTCCGCCGGTGATCTTGTTGCGGGCTTCGGCCAGCCGGAAATCGAGGACGTCGCAAACGGCGCTGAGCTGGAACTGTTCAGGGA from Candidatus Pseudobacter hemicellulosilyticus encodes the following:
- a CDS encoding Gfo/Idh/MocA family oxidoreductase codes for the protein MRRRTFIHQAGLFTGGLLLHQQLSAAFRSSNDEKINVAVIGCGDRGQGIAHTLKSFPEQFQLSAVCDVLDFRLAEARNKITGGQATEYKDYRKLLDDKSIQAVVIATPLNMHYPIAAAALAAGKHVFLEKTMTYDINQAISLVELSKKHSNQVIQVGHQYRYVPLYFRVKEMIEEGFLGKVTHIDCRWDRNGSWRRSVPAGCTDKQVNWRMYKEYSGGLVAELLSHQMDFINWAFDTHPDEVVGTGGIDFYKDGRETFDNVQVVLRYNKANMIGNFGATCANSREGYIFKIKGDRGTVALLVNDGIFYPEPNMKKELETVDGVSSATKIEWDKDGGMPILKGPKKDGTWYALQDFHKCITEKTKPASNVITGATTSVCVHLANKAAETHTIQEWKNKYNFS